One window of Halorarum salinum genomic DNA carries:
- a CDS encoding transcriptional regulator TbsP domain-containing protein codes for MTLETAAGPLDELLHAAVGRSGDGTLVVSGHQDVLREAVLAVADAGGDAPGRVRLLGTEPALEEATDDFLVASNAADLVRDGSLVLRASDEDYLPAMVVGFGEGDDSVTTVSPLPGGDAVAVRTDAAESVTTVREALERSFERAAPYEVTAPGYDRLLSSLESAVGDGVGSDVAAVLEAEVTVRSSDSTLDELDTVLLMGGRNGAQLYELSAWAEELGLASRATMSARKRRLESAGLLATEKVSTDVGRPRQRLLLAAEGLRDAPPADLVRAARSVLVGE; via the coding sequence ATGACCCTCGAGACGGCCGCCGGGCCCCTCGACGAACTGCTTCACGCCGCCGTCGGGCGGTCGGGGGACGGGACCCTCGTCGTCTCCGGACACCAGGACGTCCTCCGCGAGGCCGTTCTCGCAGTGGCGGACGCCGGGGGGGACGCTCCCGGACGCGTTCGGCTGCTCGGGACCGAACCGGCCCTCGAGGAGGCGACCGACGACTTCCTCGTCGCCTCCAACGCCGCGGACCTCGTCCGTGACGGCTCGCTCGTGCTCCGGGCGAGCGACGAGGACTACCTCCCGGCGATGGTCGTGGGGTTCGGGGAGGGCGACGACTCGGTCACGACCGTCTCCCCGCTTCCCGGCGGCGACGCGGTGGCGGTGCGGACCGACGCCGCGGAGTCCGTGACGACCGTTCGGGAGGCGCTCGAGCGGTCGTTCGAGCGGGCAGCGCCCTACGAGGTGACCGCGCCGGGGTACGATCGCCTGCTGTCGTCGCTCGAGTCGGCCGTCGGCGACGGCGTCGGTTCCGACGTGGCGGCCGTCCTCGAGGCCGAGGTGACCGTCAGGAGCTCCGACTCGACGCTTGACGAGCTCGACACGGTGCTGCTGATGGGCGGGCGGAACGGCGCTCAGCTGTACGAGCTCTCCGCGTGGGCCGAGGAGCTCGGGCTCGCCAGTCGGGCGACGATGTCCGCGCGAAAGCGTCGGCTGGAGTCGGCCGGCCTGCTCGCGACCGAGAAGGTCAGCACGGACGTCGGGCGTCCCCGCCAGCGCCTGCTCCTCGCCGCCGAGGGGCTCCGGGACGCCCCGCCCGCGGACCTCGTCCGCGCGGCCCGGAGCGTCCTCGTCGGAGAGTGA